The nucleotide sequence AAAGTTGCAAGATCGGCACGACATTTGCGTAATTGACACGTTGAAGTTCGGAAACCGCTTCGGCGAGGGTGGTAGTTCCAGAATTGTGCTGGAGAAGGTTGACATTCGGGATTGGCGCGCGGTCTCGAATGTCATGGAACGATTTCGCCCGGAAATCCTGATCCATCTCGCGGCAATACACTTTATCCCCGAATGCGAGCGTGATCCGGCGCAGGCCGAGGAGGTCAATGTCCTCGGAACGATGAACCTGCTTCGCGCGTGTCCTGTCGGCACCCGCTTCGTTTTTGCCAGCAGTGGTGCGGTCTATCGTCCAGGCGATGGGCCTCACGACGAGTCGAGCTCGGTGGAGCCCGCCGATGTCTACGGCCTGACGAAGTTGCATGCCGAAAACTATGTGCGCTACTTCGTCAAGCAGAGAGGGTTGTGCGGTGCCGTCGTCAGGCTTTTCAACGTGGTCGGGCCGGGAGAAACCAGCCCGCATATCCTGCCCGAAATCATCTATCAGCTGAAGTCGGGGAGTACGAAGATCAAATTGGGGAATATTTGGCCTCAACGCGATTACATCCATGTCGAGGACGCGGCCGAAGGATTTGGACGGGTCGCGCTGTACGGCGAGGTTCCGACGGGTGTAACGAAACTGATCAATCTGGGCACCGGAACGCAATATTCGGTGTCGATGATCTTGGATCAATTGCGATCGCTCACAGGCCTTCCGATAGAGGTCGAGCACGACGCATCGCGTGCTCGCACGGTTGATCGGCCATTTCTGCAAGCGAGCATCGCCAGGATTAAAGCCGATTTTGGGTGGTCGCCCCGGTTGGATCTCGCTGCGGCATTGGCTGATCTTTGGAAAAATCCGGATCTCGCCCCCAGTCTGGTTAACCAGTTGCGCAATGGCTAACAAATTTGCTTCTGGCGTTCTCAACGCGGCCGGCGCGCGCGGCTTTGCGATATAGCGCTCTCGTAGATGCGAAGATGCGCTGTGACCTGATTGTCTATCGAGAACGTTGTTGATGCAAACGACGCCGCGCGCGTGGCGAGTGATTGCGCCAATTGAGGATAGTCAAGCAGTGACGAGAGGTGCTCAGCGAACTCTGTGGGGGCAAGCGGGTCGGCGAGAAGACCGGTTTCGCCGTGGCGTATGAGCTCTTGATTGCCGGCGATTCTTGATGCGACGACCGGCAACCCCATCTTCATCGCCTCAACGACTGAAACCGGGACGCCCTCCCACAGCGAGGGCAGTACGAAGATTCGCGCCCTGGACATCAACTCGAGCGCGTCGGCCCGCGACTTGGTGCCGGTCATGGTGACTTGAGATTCGACCCCAAAGCTCCTGCAGTTCTCGCGCAGTGACGTCTCCAGCTCTCCGCCGCCGACGATCAGCATTCTCGCGCTTGGTCGCTTCATCGCCGCCAGAATCTCTGGCAGCACGAGCGGGTTCTTCTGGGGATGCAGGCGCCCAACAAAGGCGACGTCAAACTCGGGCCGCTGGGAGATGATGCAGCCCGGGGGCAGCTCTACCCCGTTGTAGACCTGGCTCCATCGTCGTGGATCGTCGATCAGGCCTTCTCTATAAGCGAAAGCCTCGTCCGCCCTGCCAACCACGATTATCTGGTCCGCTCGGCCGATGCACAGTTTCTCCACCAACTTGAAGAACTGCCTGCTGCCGGGACCCTTCTG is from Bradyrhizobium xenonodulans and encodes:
- a CDS encoding NAD-dependent epimerase/dehydratase family protein: MKRKILIVGGAGFVGRQLVRKLQDRHDICVIDTLKFGNRFGEGGSSRIVLEKVDIRDWRAVSNVMERFRPEILIHLAAIHFIPECERDPAQAEEVNVLGTMNLLRACPVGTRFVFASSGAVYRPGDGPHDESSSVEPADVYGLTKLHAENYVRYFVKQRGLCGAVVRLFNVVGPGETSPHILPEIIYQLKSGSTKIKLGNIWPQRDYIHVEDAAEGFGRVALYGEVPTGVTKLINLGTGTQYSVSMILDQLRSLTGLPIEVEHDASRARTVDRPFLQASIARIKADFGWSPRLDLAAALADLWKNPDLAPSLVNQLRNG
- a CDS encoding glycosyltransferase family 4 protein, with amino-acid sequence MAARGIETTVVTQTGSYFFELSNAKGWKTFGFDFSRRKNVLRISRGISELLERETPDLVHAHGARSALPVSLLPRAKRPAFAYTVHGFHFDQKGPGSRQFFKLVEKLCIGRADQIIVVGRADEAFAYREGLIDDPRRWSQVYNGVELPPGCIISQRPEFDVAFVGRLHPQKNPLVLPEILAAMKRPSARMLIVGGGELETSLRENCRSFGVESQVTMTGTKSRADALELMSRARIFVLPSLWEGVPVSVVEAMKMGLPVVASRIAGNQELIRHGETGLLADPLAPTEFAEHLSSLLDYPQLAQSLATRAASFASTTFSIDNQVTAHLRIYESAISQSRARRPR